In Neisseria animalis, a single window of DNA contains:
- the hpaC gene encoding 4-hydroxyphenylacetate 3-monooxygenase, reductase component, producing the protein MTAPTHTLKPAFRDAMASCAAGVHVITTDGEAGRYGITMTAVTSVTDEPPTVMLCINREAAIIPILTANRDLCINTLSDGQQDIAEHFAGMTNLSPEERFEYHIWHRGQNGQLEVEGALAHLHGSITDYREVGTHYVFFVEMNEIKVNDTHPPALLYFRRAFRYLE; encoded by the coding sequence ATGACTGCCCCGACACACACACTCAAACCCGCATTCCGCGACGCGATGGCCTCGTGCGCCGCCGGCGTACACGTCATTACCACTGATGGCGAAGCAGGCCGTTACGGCATTACCATGACCGCCGTTACCTCGGTAACCGACGAACCGCCAACCGTCATGCTCTGCATCAACCGCGAAGCAGCCATTATCCCTATCCTGACTGCCAACCGCGATTTGTGTATCAATACCCTTTCAGACGGCCAGCAAGACATTGCCGAACATTTTGCCGGCATGACCAATCTGTCTCCGGAAGAACGCTTTGAATACCATATCTGGCATCGCGGTCAAAACGGCCAACTGGAAGTAGAAGGCGCATTAGCCCATTTGCACGGCAGTATTACCGATTATCGTGAAGTCGGTACGCATTACGTTTTCTTTGTCGAGATGAACGAAATCAAAGTCAACGATACGCACCCGCCCGCACTGCTGTATTTCCGC